One Aegilops tauschii subsp. strangulata cultivar AL8/78 chromosome 7, Aet v6.0, whole genome shotgun sequence genomic window carries:
- the LOC109743145 gene encoding uncharacterized protein isoform X1 — MASSQHVEVEAAKLLQKLILESKDEPAKLATKLYVICQHMKLSGKEQSLPYQVISRAMETVVSQHGIDMDALRSSRVPFAGGPQAVDSSGVMSKDKEIIGGQSSMVGSDASQSSGQAALWHLPPGSADMARPGVYIPGRVPAGQNRGDVAGSDIHQGSMSQKSGRSSGVESPASLQMEDTRSMNSHDSLKSDEKTSKKASSSKRKRMDSKAAGDMQSEENSKSDGISSGQNIRKRKQVGKAGAQGQPSRGAEPEQSHILQGATAQVPPLPGGASFFRAHQEGPPASAGRTIDNTKPSNPFAMSQVSNFAEGLASGSIPTELQKSILGGTNMFNTGFGWNQSSQGSAIKNTQGSVANLMRPGVNVEGKINVGSQGAFNPTPTSQMDFPKIPPYMSSSFGGGSQFLDKGKDSASGNIGTELHSAAKVGVNMGIVHGSPMQERQNITRAPQRAESSLQEARLSSLPNRNVGPYQTSHISPNTPFKEQQLKQLRAQCLVFLAFRNNMQPRKVHLEIALGGGPTAEGGGAGQGGNESRVADGSVRENGNSQENSAIFGSQSDMSRLPSTSAGSIAEADSSLKDSEIKKKINIAEHEKSSMEIENIQQAVMQGTGSSSEMRSQEIASPVPSGPQQSYFQGDKRRNAPETYRTDAENLNRNLGFGGQGPSSLGGNRQHPNFEAAVLTKDRLQDEASKESYPPSRLHHMPIDGYSSNLPGKDLTPDTDRNEVEHCTQMGEMSDRSADEGDDDLFEHDDFASTPPKYTMTEKWIIDYQKRKYGENEKKVLEQQSAHKRMSASYQKLKESVSSSEDLTAKTKSVIELKKLQLLSLQRRVRSEFLSDFFKPNTADLERVKAVKKHRHGRRVKQLEKIEQKMKEERQKRIRERQKEFFADIESHRERLEDSFKAKRERLKGFNRYIKEFHKRKERIHREKLDRIQREKINLLKNNDVEGYLRMVQDAKSDRVKQLLRETEKYLQKLGAKLRGDSSMDGRSYVSGKGVTANDVEDESYQPQNYLESNEKYYQLAHSVKEIVNDQPTYLNGGKLREYQMNGLRWLVSLYNNNLNGILADEMGLGKTVQVISLLCYLMETKNDRGPFLVVVPSSVLSGWVSELNFWAPSINKIAYFGPPEERRRLFKEMIVQQKFNVLLTTYEYLMNKHDRPKLSKIQWHYIIIDEGHRIKNASCKLNADLKLYRSSHRLLLTGTPLQNNLEELWALLNFLLPNIFNSSEDFSQWFNKPFESNGDNSADEALLSEEENLLIINRLHQVLRPFVLRRLKHKVESELPGKIERLVRCEASAYQKLLMTRVEDNLGGIGAVKVRSVHNSVMELRNICNHPYLSQLHVEEIEGHLPRHYLPSIVRLCGKLEMLDRLLPKLKATGHRVLLFSTMTRLLDVMEDYLVWKKYQYLRLDGHTSGHERGALIDRFNDPDSPAFIFLLSIRAGGVGVNLQAADTVIIFDTDWNPQVDLQAQARAHRIGQKKEVLVLRLETVRTVEEQVRASAEHKLGVANQSITAGFFDNNTSAEDRREYLESLLRECKKEESAPVLDDDALNNILARSEDEIDIFESIDKQRLDDEMAVWLKVVQDGSVSGLDPSVLPPRLVSDDDLKPFCHAMKIYESSNVKNVKVNVRKKGELGGLDTKHYGRGKRAREVRSYEDQWTEEEFEKLCQAESPDSPQPGGVLKDIDISKESKLEVPAESSIDPKESSIDPVEAKTVPVLAVPDSSPPVPSVPDSSPAKRRRGRPRRSDVSVSPVMSPAKAVQQEAGTTLGSSAPASTIDSAAPTATIHSTGPDVTTHSAAPVAAIKPDIGTEVKATAFVAAVPTATMKPEIGTEVTDHVVLEGSIAKEVGPAVESGHDPVAASAAPHPPAPATSRGRKTQAVETPRRRGRKPKSLFSSSAGDININPVVAIGSGPASVGSPYPQGDMPASLMSRFQKDLVTGRPVTSLPEGVKGISAPESTTPVAEDKHTGTAISSDNANLLMPKIIHNENVGFVQASSEQVFSASVPTLTAVSGGILKASHILLADKPAEKQSASRRRRKKAPGGEDTGVSTRQRAAMKKSDGIPGTNDNVGADMSTAEKLGAVNVKDGSSLQDTPKELPNINSPPYDKSGYDSQPRTPIAVPISEAALPSGSGNAHVAYSDITPRIPTNPDGQDKPVNLHIGAPLAAASQPQVPCKTGNDHVAVCSVVTTTHSETVTEKPLLNPVSELANVQVEPPSSSLNSGKNISTVPSEVNSVAPSKASGRRRKGPASEPRTRSKAATAACERRARLAGPKQTGDARKLEILASPSTAVCVSSVEQQETALAEPPTASVCEPQKNAESHVRGGMSTPMGILDAPKQIATQSITACTEETNSSLSTQTPALPICRESNLSMGDKQGVGVYTIHGQTKMVLAAELASANDEHKLHEVHDKTADGNILQHSAANDTLQDKTDSIAGLDLASRHRIGDLEMEKGDSNTVMLPDCQTPFDASVKDIKDTLAPTEADVSDLQSEAAAIDVTSPKQDTMVVEALHTNSGGSASHLPAALQSTDSNQHAERKGSSENSGSKFFASGKKTEEMEGTLDKNTDNNLIQANADIALGRHSPSEDKREDSCAHVVDGGLLGSKQTLLEVVSAVNTDGSEEALNASSTHSNKDATSVCEVTKDPESHVRVSVLASAAMNARDDCEEVHNVPSTHSDRGGSMVEVDASRDDATSICEVCKDPESNVSGELSMPVGLAELELELPNQSKSSSQSSAVNADETKASINIQTTSLVESGEQKSPRNGAHELKEGMELAGPKIECTILMLSPDDKSSEAHSLAQREMVSGAEQASMKDDKRNKMVDVTFSSGEEQEIQRADVDLPTCPRYADCEGEKDHSPKTILAGSQSFCEASDKDVAPVKDDHTDPQSEVNVVDMNGANQDSAETEAMQIDGVSKGSSSDLPAALRSTDSNQPAEQDGLENSPSISACPKEHEKLEETSDEIGGGNSNRSRTDGDSHIMNLVGYSEDSDEDNSIQVADVGDVGSKETTHDGISAVPRGAEPGDGPCTEPTCETAVHVHEFNVDVAISEDGHGTMALGSVQASTTELKDLESGRCLEHGTGTPVALQEGTAVAAEPEAKKEVDEPKDVEPAAIKPEAVEHDGTEADPSKEASIPPQEETTAVALVTGPEQNEEADAPTQVKPVAVIPGTGPEEKKVEASTQEDNAEAVAAEPESARAQENAEASTQPSPMEIESVQETAMLGEAETRQQLPLPSAEGVVAEASEPPSIEVAAMKEPELLSTEPAPDGENAKLGEAEAEQLLQQPSSCEAMAVTGELPSAVGAKTDGTSDVAADESPAVVGEEVLNTETAPDGENPRPSEADTAQSPHLPEEGKAVAATEPANLEKAEANDGK; from the exons ATGGCTTCATCACAGCATGTTGAAGTGGAGGCTGCGAAGCTACTTCAAAAACTCATTCTGGAATCAAAGGATGAGCCCGCTAAATTAGCAACAAAACTTTACGTG ATATGTCAACATATGAAGTTAAGTGGAAAAGAGCAGTCTCTTCCCTATCAGGTCATATCTAG GGCCATGGAGACTGTCGTAAGTCAACATGGAATTGATATGGATGCATTGCGATCATCACGAGTTCCATTTGCCGGCGGTCCACAAGCAGTAGATTCTAGTGGCGTTATGTCTAAGGACAAGGAGATCATTGGTGGTCAGTCTTCCATGGTTGGAAGTGATGCATCCCAGAGCAGCGGTCAAGCTGCATTATGGCATTTGCCACCAG GTTCAGCAGATATGGCAAGGCCTGGGGTGTATATTCCAGGCAGGGTTCCAGCAGGACAAAATAGGGGCGATGTCGCAGGATCTGATATTCATCAAGGCTCCATGTCGCAAAAGAGTGGCAGGTCCTCTGGAGTCGAAAGCCCTGCAAGTCTGCAAATGGAGGACACTAGATCTATGAATTCACATGATTCTTTGAAGTCTGATGAAAAAACAAGCAAGAAAGCTTCCTCTTCCAAGAGAAAAAGGATGGATTCAAAAGCAGCAGGGGATATGCAATCTGAAGAAAACTCAAAATCAGATGGTATCTCAAGTGGACAAAATATTAGAAAAAGGAAACAGGTTGGCAAAGCTGGTGCACAAGGTCAGCCCTCCAGGGGAGCTGAGCCTGAGCAATCACATATACTGCAAGGTGCTACTGCTCAGGTGCCACCCTTACCTGGTGGTGCATCATTTTTCAGGGCTCACCAGGAAGGTCCACCAGCTTCTGCTGGGAGGACTATTGACAATACTAAACCATCAAACCCATTCGCAATGTCACAAGTTTCAAATTTTGCTGAAGGGCTGGCTTCTGGTAGTATCCCCACTGAGTTGCAGAAAAGTATACTGGGAGGAACAAATATGTTTAACACTGGTTTTGGCTGGAATCAGAGTTCACAAGGTTCAGCTATTAAGAATACTCAAGGTTCTGTTGCCAACTTAATGCGGCCAGGAGTTAATGTTGAAG GGAAAATTAATGTAGGGTCACAAGGAGCTTTTAACCCTACTCCCACATCGCAGATGGATTTTCCCAAAATCCCTCCTTACATGTCTTCTTCCTTTGGAGGTGGCTCACAGTTTCTGGACAAGGGCAAGGACTCGGCTTCTGGCAATATCGGCACTGAACTTCATTCTGCTGCTAAAGTTGGAGTTAACATGGGGATTGTGCAT GGCAGTCCAATGCAAGAAAGGCAAAATATTACCAGAGCACCACAGAGGGCCGAATCATCTTTGCAAGAAGCCAGATTGTCTTCGCTCCCGAATAGAAATGTTGGGCCATATCAAACGTCTCACATCTCTCCGAACACACCTTTCAAAGAACAACAGTTAAAGCAGCTCCGAGCACAGTGCTTAGTATTTCTTGCATTCAG AAATAATATGCAGCCCAGAAAGGTGCACCTTGAAATTGCCTTAGGTGGAGGCCCCACTGCAGAGG GTGGCGGCGCAGGTCAGGGAGGTAACGAGAGCAGAGTGGCTGATGGTTCTGTAAGGGAAAACGGAAACAGTCAGGAAAACTCTGCTATTTTCGGCAGCCAAAGTGATATGTCTAGACTCCCATCCACATCCGCAGGCAGCATTGCAGAGGCTGATTCTTCACTGAAGGACTCGGAAATTAAGAAGAAGATCAATATAGCTGAACATGAGAAGTCATCGATGGAAATAGAAAATATCCAGCAAGCTGTTATGCAGGGAACTGGTTCAAGTTCTGAAATGCGCTCCCAAGAAATAGCATCCCCTGTGCCATCTGGACCACAGCAGTCATACTTTCAGGGAGATAAAAGAAGAAATGCCCCTGAGACCTACAGGACGGATGCAGAAAATTTGAACAGGAATTTAGGTTTCGGAGGCCAGGGACCATCTTCTTTGGGTGGTAATAGACAACATCCAAATTTTGAAGCTGCTGTTTTGACCAAAGATCGATTACAGGATGAAGCATCTAAAGAATCATATCCACCTTCGAGGCTTCATCACATGCCTATCGATGGTTACAGCTCCAATTTACCAGGAAAGGATCTAACTCCAGATACAGATAGAAATGAAGTTGAACATTGTACCCAGATGGGGGAGATGTCTGATCGATCAGCTGATGAAGGAGATGACGAtctatttgagcatgatgatttTGCATCAACTCCTCCAAAATACACAATGACTGAAAAATGGATCATAGATTATCAAAAGAGAAAATATGGAGAAAATGAAAAGAAGGTATTAGAGCAGCAGAGCGCACATAAAAGGATGTCAGCATCCTATCAGAAGTTAAAG GAAAGTGTTAGTTCATCTGAAGATCTTACTGCAAAGACAAAGAGTGTCATTGAATTGAAAAAGCTTCAACTTCTCTCACTTCAACGTCGTGTGCGCAG TGAATTCTTGTCAGACTTTTTCAAGCCTAATACAGCTGATTTGGAGCGTGTAAAAGCAGTAAAGAAACACCGGCATGGACGCCGTGTGAAACAGCTTGAAAAAATTGAACAGAAAATGAAGGAGGAAAGGCAAAAAAGAATACGCGAGAGGCAAAAAGAGTTCTTTGCTGATATAGAGTCTCACAG AGAGAGACTGGAGGATAGTTTCAAGGCTAAAAGAGAGCGTCTAAAGGGTTTCAATCGATATATAAAAGAGTTCCACAAGAGGAAAGAGCGAATTCATCGGGAGAAGCTGGATAGGATTCAGCGGGAGAAAATTAACTTGCTTAAGAACAATGACGTCGAAGGGTATCTTAGGATGGTCCAG GATGCAAAATCTGACCGTGTTAAGCAACTACTACGAGAGACTGAGAAATATCTACAGAAACTTGGGGCCAAATTACGAGGTGACAGCTCAATGGACGGCCGTTCTTATGTTTCTGGTAAGGGCGTCACTGCAAACGATGTTGAAGACGAGAGCTACCAGCCACAG AATTATCTTGAGAGCAACGAGAAGTACTATCAGTTGGCCCACAG TGTGAAGGAGATTGTAAATGACCAGCCTACTTATCTTAATGGTGGGAAGTTGCGGGA GTACCAGATGAACGGTTTGCGTTGGCTGGTTTCATTGTACAATAATAATTTGAATGGAATTTTAGCTGACGAGATGGGGCTTGGTAAAACAGTTCAA GTAATCTCTTTGTTGTGCTACCTTATGGAAACAAAAAATGACCGGGGCCCATTTCTTGTGGTTGTACCATCCTCTGTTCTTTCTGGATGGGTATCTGAACTCAACTTCTGGGCACCTAGCATAAATAAAATTGCTTATTTTGGTCCTCCAGAAGAAAGGCGCAGACTGTTCAA AGAGATGATTGTTCAACAGAAGTTCAATGTCCTTTTGACAACATATGAGTACTTGATGAACAAACATGATAGGCCAAAACTAAGCAAAATACAGTGGCACTATATAATAATCGATGAAGGGCACCGTATAAAGAATGCGTCTTGTAAGCTCAATGCTGATCTGAAGCTTTATCGGAGTTCTCATCGGCTATTGCTGACAGGAACACCTCTGCAG AATAATCTTGAGGAGCTGTGGGCACTTTTGAACTTTCTGTTGCCTAATATATTTAACTCATCCGAAGATTTCTCTCAGTGGTTTAACAAACCATTTGAAAGCAATGGTGATAACTCAGCTGATGAG GCCTTACTTTCAGAGGAGGAAAACTTGCTGATCATAAACCGTCTTCACCAAGTTCTTCGGCCCTTTGTACTCCGAAGACTTAAGCATAAG GTTGAAAGTGAATTGCCAGGGAAGATTGAAAGACTTGTAAGATGCGAGGCATCAGCTTATCAGAAACTTCTGATGACAAGGGTGGAAGACAACCTTGGTGGAATTGGAGCAGTTAAG GTCCGCTCGGTGCACAATTCTGTCATGGAATTGAGGAACATATGCAACCATCCATACCTTAGCCAGCTTCATGTTGAGGAG ATTGAGGGTCATCTACCTAGGCACTACCTGCCATCTATTGTGAGGTTGTGTGGGAAACTTGAGATGTTGGACAGATTGCTACCCAAACTCAAAGCTACTGGCCATAGG GTTCTACTTTTTTCTACAATGACAAGATTGCTTGATGTGATGGAGGATTATCTGGTATGGAAAAAGTATCAGTACCTTCGGTTAGATGGACACACTTCTGGGCATGAGAGAGGAGCACTTATTGATAGATTTAATGATCCTGATTCTCCAGCTTTCATTTTTCTGCTAAG TATCCGAGCAGGAGGCGTTGGTGTCAATCTTCAAGCAGCTGATACTGTCATCATATTTGATACTGATTGGAATCCTCAG GTTGACTTGCAAGCACAGGCTAGAGCCCACAGAATTGGTCAAAAGAAGGAGGTTCTTGTTTTACGTTTAGAAACT GTCCGAACTGTAGAAGAGCAAGTCAGGGCTTCGGCAGAACATAAATTAGGCGTTGCTAATCAGAGTATAACTGCTGGATTTTTCGACAACAACACAAG TGCTGAAGATCGGAGGGAGTATCTTGAGTCACTTCTACGTGAGTGTAAAAAGGAAGAATCAGCTCCAGTGTTAGATGATGATGCTCTGAATAATATTCTTGCCCGCAG CGAAGATGAGATCGACATATTTGAATCTATTGACAAGCAAAGACTAGATGATGAAATG GCTGTATGGCTAAAGGTTGTTCAGGATGGTTCAGTTAGTGGGCTAGACCCCTCAGTATTGCCACCCCGCCTTGTGTCTGATGATGATCTGAAGCCCTTCTGTCATGCTATGAAGATTTACGAGTCTTCAAATGTAAAAAATGTGAAGGTAAATGTGAGGAAGAAGGGCGAGCTTGGCGGCCTTGATACAAAGCATTACGGAAGGGGAAAACGTGCTCGTGAG GTCCGGTCTTATGAGGATCAATGgaccgaagaagaatttgaaAAACTTTGTCAGGCTGAATCTCCTGACTCACCTCAACCTGGTGGTGTATTGAAGGATATAGATATCTCTAAAGAGAGTAAGTTGGAGGTACCTGCAGAAAGTTCAATAGACCCAAAAGAAAGTTCAATAGATCCAGTCGAAGCCAAAACGGTGCCAGTCCTGGCTGTTCCGGACTCCTCACCACCAGTCCCGTCTGTTCCAGACTCCTCACCAGCTAAGCGGCGAAGAGGTAGACCTAGAAGGTCAGACGTTTCAGTATCTCCTGTTATGTCCCCAGCAAAAGCTGTCCAACAAGAGGCAGGAACTACACTTGGCAGTTCTGCACCAGCAAGTACCATCGATTCTGCAGCACCAACTGCTACCATCCATTCTACTGGTCCAGATGTTACCACCCATTCTGCTGCACCTGTTGCTGCCATCAAACCAGATATTGGTACAGAAGTTAAGGCTACTGCTTTTGTTGCTGCTGTACCAACTGCTACCATGAAACCCGAGATTGGTACTGAAGTTACGGACCATGTTGTTTTGGAAGGGTCTATAGCAAAGGAAGTTGGTCCGGCGGTAGAGAGCGGTCATGACCCAGTAGCTGCCAGTGCAGCCCCTCATCCACCAGCTCCTGCTACATCTAGAGGCAGAAAGACCCAAGCAGTTGAAACCCCTCGCAGACGAGGCCGAAAACCAAAATCTCTTTTCTCATCTAGTGCTGGTGATATTAATATAAACCCTGTGGTTGCAATTGGTAGTGGACCTGCTTCTGTGGGTTCTCCATATCCTCAAGGGGATATGCCTGCAAGTCTCATGTCAAGATTTCAGAAGGATTTGGTTACAGGTAGGCCTGTTACGTCATTGCCAGAGGGAGTTAAGGGCATCTCCGCCCCTGAAAGTACGACGCCTGTTGCCGAAGATAAACACACTGGAACTGCAATAAGCTCGGACAATGCCAACTTACTAATGCCAAAGATCATTCACAATGAAAATGTTGGATTTGTTCAAGCGAGCTCTGAGCAAGTTTTTTCTGCATCAGTACCTACTTTAACTGCTGTCTCAGGTGGAATATTGAAAGCATCACATATTCTCTTGGCAGATAAGCCTGCCGAGAAGCAAAGTGCTTCACGCCGTCGCAGAAAGAAAGCGCCTGGTGGTGAGGATACTGGAGTAAGCACTAGGCAAAGAGCAGCTATGAAGAAATCTGATGGTATTCCTGGTACCAATGACAATGTTGGTGCGGACATGAGCACAGCTGAGAAGCTAGGAGCAGTGAATGTAAAAGATGGCAGTTCACTTCAAGATACTCCCAAGGAATTACCAAATATAAACTCTCCTCCATATGACAAGTCTGGGTATGACTCTCAACCAAGAACACCTATAGCAGTCCCCATTAGTGAAGCTGCACTTCCTAGTGGTTCCGGTAATGCCCATGTTGCTTATTCTGATATAACTCCTAGGATACCTACCAATCCTGATGGTCAAGATAAACCAGTAAATCTGCACATAGGAGCACCTCTAGCCGCAGCCTCACAACCTCAAGTGCCATGTAAGACAGGGAACGACCATGTTGCAGTGTGTTCTGTGGTCACTACCACACATTCTGAAACGGTTACTGAAAAACCATTGCTAAATCCTGTTAGTGAACTAGCAAATGTCCAGGTCGAACCACCTAGTTCTTCACTTAATTCAGGTAAAAACATCAGTACAGTGCCTTCAGAGGTCAATAGTGTCGCTCCCAGTAAGGCATCAGGTAGGAGGAGGAAAGGTCCTGCCTCTGAACCACGCACCAGAAGTAAAGCCGCAACAGCTGCATGTGAACGTCGTGCTCGACTAGCTGGACCAAAGCAGACAGGTGATGCGAGAAAATTAGAAATATTGGCAAGCCCAAGCACGGCGGTTTGTGTTTCTTCAGTTGAGCAACAGGAAACCGCCCTGGCAGAGCCTCCCACCGCTTCTGTCTGCGAACCGCAGAAGAATGCTGAGAGTCATGTACGTGGTGGAATGTCTACTCCGATGGGGATACTAGATGCCCCAAAGCAAATTGCTACCCAGTCAATTACAGCATGTACTGAAGAAACAAATAGCAGTCTAAGCACTCAAACTCCTGCACTTCCCATATGCAGAGAAAGTAATCTTTCCATGGGTGACAAGCaag GTGTTGGAGTTTATACCATACATGGACAAACAAAGATGGTTTTGGCTGCAGAACTGGCATCTGCAAATGATGAACATAAGCTGCATGAAGTACATGATAAGACTGCTGATGGTAATATACTCCAACACAGTGCTGCAAATGACACACTCCAGGATAAAACTGATAGCATTGCTGGTTTGGACCTAGCCTCTCGTCATAGAATTGGTGATTTGGAAATGGAGAAGGGTGATTCTAATACAGTGATGTTACCAGACTGCCAAACCCCTTTTGATGCCTCAGTTAAGGATATTAAGGATACTCTTGCCCCCACAGAAGCTGATGTCAGTGATCTGCAAAGTGAGGCTGCTGCTATTGATGTGACTAGTCCTAAGCAAGATACTATGGTAGTTGAAGCACTGCACACTAATTCCGGAGGTTCTGCTAGTCATCTGCCTGCTGCTTTACAATCAACGGACTCAAACCAGCATGCAGAACGGAAAGGAAGTTCAGAGAACAGTGGCTCTAAATTTTTTGCATCTGGGAAGAAAACAGAGGAAATGGAAGGAACTTTGGATAAGAATACGGATAACAATCTTATTCAGGCAAATGCCGATATAGCTTTAGGAAGACATTCTCCTTCAGAGGACAAAAGAGAGGACAGTTGTGCCCATGTAGTTGATGGTGGCCTGTTGGGAAGCAAACAAACTCTTCTTGAAGTCGTTTCTGCTGTAAACACTGATGGCTCTGAGGAAGCACTCAATGCTTCGTCTACCCATTCGAATAAAGATGCCACCTCGGTTTGTGAAGTAACAAAGGATCCTGAGAGCCATGTAAGAGTGTCTGTACTGGCCTCTGCTGCTATGAACGCTCGTGATGACTGTGAGGAAGTTCACAATGTTCCATCCACCCATTCTGATAGAGGGGGCAGCATGGTAGAAGTTGATGCGTCTAGAGATGATGCTACCTCTATTTGCGAAGTATGCAAGGATCCTGAGAGTAATGTATCTGGTGAGTTGTCGATGCCAGTAGGGTTAGCGGAGCTCGAGTTAGAACTGCCAAACCAATCCAAATCTTCTAGCCAGTCAAGCGCAGTAAATGCTGATGAAACAAAGGCCAGTATCAACATTCAGACTACTTCATTGGTAGAATCAGGAGAACAAAAATCACCCAGAAATGGTGCACATG AGTTGAAAGAAGGGATGGAGTTGGCCGGGCCTAAGATTGAGTGCACAATACTAATGCTGAGTCCCGATGATAAGA GTTCTGAGGCTCATAGTTTGGCACAACGGGAGATGGTTTCGGGTGCAGAACAAGCATCTATGAAAG ATGATAAAAGAAACAAGATGGTTGATGTTACATTTTCGTCTGGTGAGGAACAAGAAATACAGCGAGCTGATGTAGACTTGCCCACTTGTCCAAGATATGCAGATTGTGAGGGTGAAAAGGACCATTCCCCTAAAACTATTTTGGCAGGCAGCCAATCTTTTTGTGAAGCCTCAGATAAGGACGTTGCCCCAGTGAAAGATGATCACACTGATCCGCAAAGTGAAGTTAATGTTGTTGATATGAATGGTGCCAACCAAGACTCAGCTGAAACCGAAGCTATGCAGATTGATGGTGTCTCCAAAGGATCTTCAAGTGATTTGCCTGCTGCTTTACGATCGACCGATTCAAATCAGCCGGCAGAACAAGATGGATTAGAGAATAGTCCCTCTATATCTGCTTGTCCGAAAGAACATGAGAAATTGGAagaaacttctgatgaaattggTGGTGGCAATTCCAATCGTAGTCGGACTGATGGTGATTCTCATATTATGAATCTAGTTGGTTATTCGGAAGACTCAGATGAGGACAATTCTATCCAGGTAGCTGATGTTGGTGATGTGGGAAGTAAAGAAACTACTCATGATGGCATCTCAGCTGTCCCTAGAGGAGCAGAACCAGGAGATGGACCCTGCACAGAGCCTACTTGTGAAACTGCTGTTCATGTGCACGAATTCAATGTGGACGTTGCTATTTCTGAGGATGGTCATGGCACAATGGCCCTTGGCAGCGTCCAAGCGTCTACGACGGAACTAAAGGATTTGGAGAGTGGAAGATGTCTAGAACATGGAACAG GAACCCCTGTGGCTCTTCAGGAGGGAACTGCTGTCGCTGCAGAACCAGAAGCAAAGAAAGAGGTCGACGAACCTAAAGATGTTGAGCCGGCTGCCATAAAGCCAGAGGCGGTGGAGCATGATGGTACAGAAGCCGATCCAAGTAAAGAAGCATCTATACCTCCTCAAGAGGAAACCACTGCTGTAGCCTTGGTTACAGGACCGGAACAAAATGAAGAAGCAGATGCACCTACTCAAGTCAAACCAGTTGCTGTTATACCTGGTACGGGACCAGAAGAGAAGAAAGTAGAGGCATCCACCCAAGAGGATAATGCTGAAGCAGTTGCCGCAGAGCCAGAATCTGCTAGAGCCCAGGAAAATGCGGAAGCTTCTACTCAGCCTAGTCCTATGGAGATAGAGTCAGTTCAGGAAACAGCTATGCTGGGAGAAGCTGAAACCAGGCAGCAACTGCCACTTCCGTCTGCCGAGGGTGTGGTGGCCGAGGCTAGTGAACCTCCAAGCATAGAGGTGGCTGCTATGAAGGAACCAGAGTTGCTGAGCACTGAACCAGCACCTGACGGTGAAAATGCGAAGCTTGGAGAAGCCGAAGCTGAACAGCTGTTGCAGCAACCTTCATCCTGCGAGGCTATGGCAGTCACAGGAGAGCTTCCTAGCGCAGTCGGAGCGAAAACGGATGGAACTTCAGACGTGGCAGCTGATGAGTCTCCTGCTGTCGTGGGAGAGGAGGTGCTCAACACTGAAACTGCACCTGATGGTGAAAATCCAAGGCCGAGCGAGGCTGATACGGCGCAGTCGCCACATTTGCCCGAGGAGGGCAAGGCCGTTGCAGCTACCGAGCCTGCCAACCTTGAGAAGGCGGAGGCCAATGATGGAAAGTAG